A window of the Synechococcus sp. JA-3-3Ab genome harbors these coding sequences:
- a CDS encoding MgPME-cyclase complex family protein, with product MPAAEPTTYHFIVASLSFLRSEPLEEVLEERRRHYEEHHRSIDFFWVPQPAFMEAPELRPLRHKLKEPLGAVVSTNEDFIRWLAVRLTFVEKGSFVAPSESIPDPLRSLSLAEG from the coding sequence ATGCCTGCTGCTGAGCCCACCACCTACCACTTTATTGTTGCCAGTCTGTCTTTTTTGCGCTCTGAACCTCTGGAGGAAGTGCTGGAGGAGCGTCGCCGACACTACGAGGAGCACCATCGCTCCATCGATTTCTTTTGGGTGCCCCAGCCGGCTTTCATGGAAGCTCCAGAGCTGCGTCCCCTGCGCCACAAGTTAAAGGAGCCGCTGGGGGCAGTGGTCTCGACCAATGAGGATTTCATCCGTTGGCTGGCGGTGCGCCTCACTTTTGTGGAAAAGGGCAGCTTCGTGGCCCCCAGCGAGTCGATCCCGGATCCCTTGCGCTCCCTGTCCTTGGCAGAGGGTTGA
- a CDS encoding MFS transporter: MTLERRGDWPEGEAEVCQRTPHLRDLPPTFPSTEVLKSEAPPLEPPASPPSGSLACSSGNPLPEPLPEDPKDDGPTEKLKQEDAALAGPGLRNFLAVLRRRNFLLLWIGQVFSQLADKVLLVLLIGLISRQFQPEGASISGWVAAIMLAFTLPAVLLGSLAGVFVDRWPKKGVLVLSNVVRGILVLLLPPLLWLTAGRNFWPGIPLGFGGLLLISFAVSVLTQFFAPAEQATLPLILPRRELLAANSLYTTTMMASLIAGFAIGEPLLTLADRWGRAWLPGWEVGPELLVGGAYLSAGALLLLLQPHEKLEPRPWEAPHLWEDLKLGLEYIGQMPLIRAALLQMVVLYSLFAALAVLAVRMAEVTAELEADQFGVLLAAAGLGMAIGAFWVGHTGRQVSRRAWSGLGSLLLCLSLAALSWTEGKLFPSLAWIALLGCGGALVAVPMQTLLQEETPEHLRGKVFGLQNNAVNIALSLPLVLAGVAETYFGLAWTFLGLAALTGSAGLYLWGLLGREGHR; encoded by the coding sequence ATGACTTTGGAGCGACGAGGGGACTGGCCGGAAGGGGAGGCGGAGGTCTGCCAGCGGACTCCTCATCTTCGGGATCTTCCTCCCACATTTCCTTCAACTGAGGTGCTAAAGTCGGAGGCCCCCCCACTTGAGCCGCCGGCAAGTCCTCCCTCCGGCTCGCTGGCGTGTTCGTCCGGGAATCCCTTGCCGGAGCCGCTCCCTGAGGATCCCAAAGACGACGGCCCAACCGAGAAGCTGAAGCAGGAGGATGCTGCTCTGGCCGGGCCAGGCCTGAGAAATTTCCTGGCCGTGCTGCGCCGACGCAATTTCCTGCTGCTGTGGATAGGGCAGGTGTTTTCCCAGTTGGCCGACAAGGTGTTGTTGGTGCTGCTGATTGGGTTGATCTCGAGGCAGTTTCAGCCGGAAGGGGCCTCCATCAGCGGCTGGGTGGCGGCGATCATGCTGGCTTTTACGCTGCCGGCGGTGTTGTTGGGCAGCCTGGCGGGGGTATTTGTGGATCGCTGGCCCAAGAAGGGGGTGCTGGTGCTCTCCAACGTGGTGCGCGGGATCCTGGTGCTGCTGTTGCCGCCGCTGCTCTGGCTGACGGCGGGGCGCAACTTTTGGCCAGGGATCCCTTTGGGCTTTGGCGGGCTGCTGTTGATTAGCTTTGCCGTGTCTGTTTTGACCCAGTTTTTTGCCCCTGCCGAACAGGCCACTCTGCCCCTGATCCTGCCCAGGCGGGAGCTGTTAGCGGCCAACTCCCTCTACACCACGACGATGATGGCTTCGCTGATCGCCGGCTTTGCCATCGGCGAGCCGCTGCTAACGCTGGCGGATCGTTGGGGGCGTGCGTGGTTGCCCGGCTGGGAGGTGGGGCCAGAGCTGTTGGTGGGGGGAGCCTACCTGTCGGCGGGAGCCCTGCTGCTGCTGTTGCAACCCCACGAGAAGCTGGAGCCCAGACCTTGGGAGGCTCCCCATCTCTGGGAAGATCTCAAGCTGGGCCTGGAATACATCGGGCAAATGCCCTTGATCCGCGCGGCCCTGCTGCAAATGGTGGTGCTCTACTCGCTGTTTGCGGCGCTGGCGGTCTTGGCGGTGCGCATGGCCGAGGTGACGGCGGAGCTGGAGGCAGATCAGTTTGGGGTGTTGCTGGCGGCTGCCGGCCTGGGCATGGCCATTGGGGCCTTTTGGGTGGGGCATACGGGCCGGCAGGTGAGCCGTCGCGCCTGGAGTGGGCTGGGATCCCTGTTGCTGTGTCTGTCCTTGGCGGCCTTGTCCTGGACGGAGGGGAAGCTGTTTCCCAGCTTGGCTTGGATTGCCCTGCTGGGCTGTGGAGGGGCGTTGGTGGCGGTGCCCATGCAAACCCTGCTCCAGGAGGAGACCCCCGAACATCTGCGCGGCAAGGTTTTTGGACTGCAGAACAATGCGGTCAACATTGCTCTCAGTTTGCCGCTGGTTTTGGCGGGGGTGGCGGAAACCTATTTCGGCCTTGCCTGGACGTTTCTCGGCCTGGCGGCCCTGACCGGGTCGGCGGGGCTGTACCTCTGGGGTCTGCTGGGCAGAGAGGGGCACAGATAA
- a CDS encoding glycosyltransferase family 4 protein: MHIAWIGKKAPFCGNVTYGREVTNGLLERGHQVSFFHFTNESPSPSLEAPAVEGSRPGSRWRAELAGRDVSLPCLYKSQIYTIPAPNARRLLTQALRELQPDLVHASLTISPIDFVLPEICAELNQPLVATFHPAFDRRRRNIASRTQYLAYQLYAPCLAHYDRTIVFSETQRQILVRLGVSREQVVVIPNGVDVDKYSPGPSTLKQRLGLERIFVYQGRISPEKNVEALLKAWKQAQMGEKCGLLIVGDGPLLNTLKPFYTRQHGIHWLGYVADEQQRIEILRGSDVFILPSLIEGLSLSLLEAMACGVAAVATDVGADGEVLADGAGILLDPARVTVELQTLLPLLRDQREFTQLLGMKARQRVLERYTLSHNLSRLEQLYQELCRGSRQRRRA; the protein is encoded by the coding sequence ATGCACATCGCCTGGATAGGCAAGAAGGCACCTTTCTGTGGCAACGTCACCTATGGCCGTGAGGTGACCAACGGCCTCTTGGAGCGGGGACATCAGGTGAGCTTTTTCCATTTCACCAACGAAAGCCCCTCCCCCAGCCTGGAGGCGCCTGCTGTAGAGGGATCCCGTCCGGGGAGCCGTTGGCGTGCTGAGCTGGCGGGGCGGGATGTCTCCCTGCCCTGTCTGTACAAGTCGCAGATTTATACGATCCCAGCTCCCAACGCCAGGCGGCTGCTCACCCAGGCGCTGCGGGAGTTGCAGCCGGATCTGGTGCATGCCTCGCTGACGATTTCTCCCATCGACTTTGTCTTGCCGGAGATCTGTGCGGAGCTCAACCAGCCGCTGGTGGCCACCTTCCACCCGGCCTTCGACCGGCGGCGGCGCAACATTGCCTCCCGCACCCAATACCTGGCCTACCAGCTCTATGCTCCTTGTTTGGCCCACTACGACCGCACCATCGTCTTCTCGGAAACACAGCGGCAGATCTTGGTCAGGCTAGGGGTGAGCCGCGAGCAGGTGGTGGTCATTCCCAACGGCGTCGACGTGGATAAGTATTCGCCGGGGCCCTCCACCCTTAAGCAACGGTTGGGGCTGGAGCGGATCTTCGTTTACCAAGGGCGGATCTCGCCGGAAAAAAATGTGGAGGCCTTGCTCAAAGCCTGGAAGCAAGCTCAAATGGGCGAGAAGTGCGGCCTGCTCATTGTGGGGGATGGGCCGCTGCTCAATACCCTCAAGCCCTTCTACACCCGCCAGCACGGGATCCACTGGCTGGGCTACGTTGCCGACGAGCAGCAGCGCATCGAGATCCTGCGCGGATCCGACGTGTTTATCCTGCCCTCTTTAATCGAGGGGCTCTCTTTGTCGTTGCTGGAGGCGATGGCCTGTGGGGTGGCGGCGGTGGCCACCGACGTCGGGGCCGACGGCGAGGTTTTGGCCGATGGAGCCGGGATCCTGTTGGATCCGGCTCGGGTGACGGTGGAGCTGCAAACGCTGCTGCCCCTGCTGCGGGATCAACGGGAATTTACGCAACTGCTGGGGATGAAAGCCCGCCAGCGGGTGCTGGAGCGCTACACCCTCAGCCACAACCTCAGCCGGTTGGAGCAGCTCTACCAGGAGCTGTGCCGGGGATCCCGTCAGCGCCGCCGCGCGTAA
- a CDS encoding PP2C family protein-serine/threonine phosphatase, which translates to MDEYGPQKAFPAQPPAGLSGSSWTESLLAQGADRNSFPANVPAASLPPTDEQGDLRSAQAGPDGDPAGAPKAASEERKLTEVKPAILPAPPKPEPVAELGTDQQPMLYLLGGLAFALRSFNNLNQILELTAFVASQLTAADGGALVLFNPNGTIQLDQLHCSDLDRREQIRAEMEQIAQALSAQEPILKTEGSLSVKIPALEHLLDERLRQSLGPDVRLFGTPLLIRSSVQGRLYVFSRQPGYQWNERRQQLLRLVADQAGVAIENERLTAALRRKMALEKEMEIGSYIQTQLLPRQYPQVPGIRLAARCRVASKVGGDYYDFIKIPSERPENSRAAADEPVGSLAPSPEPSEDFRLAIVIGDVMGKGVPAGMLMSMTRAMVRAEALNRHSPARVLQHLNRAMYSDLENSNRFISLFYSEYDPRSRRLCFSNAAHNPTLWWRARSRDIQPLDTEGALIGLEEHSQYSESCVHLQPGDVVVYYTDGYVEAANTRGERLETSGLMEAIQRAASRYESPEEILENLFEQMDAFRGRQGSHPVVPGPPVDAGLLFQDEISLRPEPVDDTTLVVLKVLPDSEPT; encoded by the coding sequence ATGGATGAGTACGGCCCGCAAAAAGCCTTTCCGGCGCAGCCCCCTGCCGGGCTGTCGGGTTCGTCCTGGACGGAGTCTTTGCTTGCCCAAGGCGCGGACAGAAACTCCTTTCCCGCCAACGTTCCGGCTGCGTCGCTGCCGCCCACCGACGAGCAGGGCGATCTGCGCTCGGCCCAAGCTGGCCCAGATGGGGATCCCGCCGGTGCGCCCAAGGCGGCCTCGGAGGAGAGAAAGCTGACGGAAGTGAAACCGGCCATCTTGCCCGCCCCGCCGAAGCCGGAGCCGGTGGCAGAGCTGGGGACAGACCAGCAGCCGATGCTGTATTTGCTGGGGGGATTGGCCTTTGCCCTGCGCTCCTTCAACAACCTGAACCAGATCCTAGAGCTCACGGCTTTTGTGGCCAGCCAACTCACCGCTGCCGACGGCGGCGCGCTGGTGTTGTTCAACCCCAACGGCACCATCCAGCTAGATCAACTGCATTGTTCGGACCTCGACCGCCGCGAGCAGATTCGCGCCGAGATGGAGCAGATCGCCCAAGCTCTGTCTGCGCAGGAGCCCATTTTAAAAACCGAGGGATCCCTGTCTGTGAAGATCCCAGCCCTGGAACATCTCTTGGACGAGCGCCTGCGCCAGAGTCTGGGGCCAGATGTCCGCCTGTTCGGGACGCCGCTGTTGATTCGCAGCTCCGTCCAGGGGCGCCTGTACGTCTTCAGCCGTCAGCCCGGCTACCAGTGGAATGAACGTCGCCAACAACTGCTGCGGTTGGTGGCTGACCAAGCGGGCGTGGCCATCGAGAACGAGCGCTTGACGGCGGCCTTGCGCCGCAAAATGGCCCTGGAAAAAGAAATGGAGATCGGCTCCTACATCCAGACCCAACTGTTGCCCCGCCAGTACCCCCAGGTTCCGGGCATTCGGCTGGCAGCCCGCTGCCGTGTGGCCAGCAAGGTGGGGGGCGATTACTACGATTTCATTAAGATACCCAGCGAGCGACCGGAAAACTCTAGGGCCGCCGCCGATGAGCCGGTTGGATCCCTGGCCCCTTCCCCTGAGCCATCCGAAGACTTTCGCCTGGCCATCGTAATTGGGGACGTGATGGGCAAAGGTGTCCCTGCCGGCATGTTGATGAGCATGACCCGCGCCATGGTACGGGCAGAAGCCCTCAACCGCCACTCGCCGGCCCGCGTTCTCCAACATCTCAACCGGGCCATGTACAGCGATCTGGAGAACTCCAATCGCTTTATCAGCCTGTTCTACTCAGAGTACGATCCCCGCTCCCGTCGCCTCTGTTTCAGCAACGCCGCCCACAACCCCACCCTCTGGTGGCGGGCCCGCAGCCGCGACATCCAGCCCCTCGACACAGAGGGAGCGCTGATCGGCTTGGAGGAACACAGCCAATACTCGGAAAGCTGCGTGCACCTGCAGCCGGGAGATGTTGTAGTTTATTATACCGATGGCTATGTCGAGGCCGCCAATACCCGCGGGGAGCGGCTGGAGACTTCAGGTCTGATGGAGGCCATCCAGCGGGCTGCCAGTCGCTACGAGTCGCCCGAGGAGATCCTGGAGAACCTTTTTGAGCAGATGGACGCCTTCCGGGGCCGCCAGGGATCCCACCCTGTTGTCCCAGGGCCGCCAGTGGATGCAGGGCTCTTGTTTCAGGATGAGATTTCCCTGCGGCCTGAGCCGGTGGACGATACGACGCTGGTGGTGTTGAAAGTACTGCCCGATTCTGAGCCAACCTAG
- the argH gene encoding argininosuccinate lyase: MAKPTAPSTPRPWSGRFAGSLHPRIARFNASIGFDIRLLPYDVAGSLAHVQMLGACGILSREEAEQIRQGLEQIEKEVAEGIFQPDPEAEDVHYAVERRLVALVGEVGKKLHTGRSRNDQVATDLRLYLRDEIDTIRQALWELRGVLLDLASQHVETILPGYTHLQRAQPISLAHHLLAYEEMLWRDWQRLGRVREEVNVCPLGSGALAGTSLPIDRQLVAHLLGFERISANSLDAVSDRDYLVEFHAAASLILVHLSRLSEELILWATQEFGFVALTDACATGSSLMPQKKNPDVLELVRGKTGRVFGHLQALLVTLKGLPLAYNKDLQEDKEGLFDTVDTVKACLEAMTILLREGIQFQTQRMEAAVQEDFSNATDVADYLVRKGIPFRAAHDLVGQIVRTCVAEGILLKDLPLERWKSFHRAFEEDIFAAIDPRQVVAARLSAGGTGFAVVREALQRAQARYQQTEPAEEPPLPPSSPGSGLPLES; encoded by the coding sequence ATGGCTAAGCCGACGGCACCTTCCACCCCGCGCCCCTGGAGCGGACGCTTTGCGGGATCCCTCCACCCTAGGATTGCCCGCTTCAACGCCAGCATTGGCTTCGACATTCGCCTTTTGCCCTACGATGTGGCCGGATCCCTGGCCCATGTGCAGATGCTGGGGGCCTGCGGCATCTTGAGCCGCGAAGAGGCAGAGCAAATTCGGCAGGGGCTGGAGCAGATCGAGAAGGAAGTTGCCGAGGGCATCTTCCAGCCTGACCCTGAGGCGGAAGATGTCCACTACGCCGTCGAGCGCCGTCTGGTGGCCTTGGTGGGGGAAGTGGGCAAAAAACTGCACACGGGGCGCTCCCGCAACGACCAAGTGGCCACCGACCTGCGCCTCTACCTGCGGGATGAAATCGACACCATCCGGCAGGCTCTCTGGGAGCTGCGGGGGGTTTTGTTGGACTTGGCCAGCCAGCATGTGGAGACAATCCTGCCCGGCTACACCCACCTGCAGCGGGCCCAGCCCATCAGCTTGGCCCACCACCTTTTGGCCTATGAAGAAATGCTCTGGCGGGACTGGCAACGGTTGGGACGGGTGCGGGAAGAGGTCAACGTCTGTCCCCTGGGCTCCGGGGCCTTGGCCGGCACTTCCTTGCCCATCGACCGGCAACTGGTTGCTCATCTGCTGGGCTTTGAGCGCATCAGTGCCAACAGCCTAGACGCCGTCAGCGACCGGGACTACCTGGTGGAGTTCCACGCTGCCGCCAGCCTGATCTTGGTGCATCTCAGCCGTCTCTCGGAAGAGCTCATCCTCTGGGCCACCCAGGAGTTTGGCTTTGTCGCCCTCACCGATGCCTGTGCCACGGGCTCCAGCCTCATGCCCCAGAAGAAGAATCCCGATGTGCTGGAATTGGTGCGGGGCAAGACAGGGCGGGTGTTCGGCCATCTCCAAGCTCTGCTGGTCACCTTGAAGGGGCTGCCCCTGGCCTACAACAAAGATTTGCAAGAGGACAAAGAGGGGCTCTTCGATACCGTCGATACTGTGAAGGCTTGCTTGGAGGCGATGACCATCCTGCTGCGGGAAGGGATCCAATTCCAAACCCAACGCATGGAGGCCGCGGTGCAGGAAGACTTCTCCAACGCCACCGACGTGGCCGACTATCTGGTGCGAAAAGGGATCCCCTTTCGCGCCGCCCACGATCTGGTGGGTCAGATCGTGCGTACCTGTGTGGCAGAGGGAATTCTGCTCAAAGATCTGCCCCTGGAGCGGTGGAAAAGCTTTCATCGAGCCTTTGAGGAGGATATCTTTGCGGCCATCGATCCCCGCCAGGTGGTGGCCGCGCGGCTCAGCGCTGGAGGCACTGGCTTTGCGGTGGTGCGGGAAGCCTTGCAACGGGCCCAGGCCCGCTACCAACAGACAGAGCCGGCAGAAGAACCCCCGCTGCCCCCCTCCTCACCTGGCTCTGGGCTGCCCTTGGAGAGCTGA
- the wecB gene encoding non-hydrolyzing UDP-N-acetylglucosamine 2-epimerase, producing the protein MTSLPLVSVILGTRPEAIKLAPVIQALRASPHLRTEVILTGQHREMVDQVMRLFGLRADRDLEIMRPRQSLTDITEATLRGLEPYLQAQRPQLVLVQGDTTTAFAAALAAFYQRIPVGHVEAGLRTDDLYHPFPEEANRRLISQLASLHFAPTPQAVDNLKQSRVIGSIYCTGNTVIDALLQVAALGIPCPIPGLDWGRYRVLLVTVHRRENWGDPLIAIGQALLQILAEFPDTALLLPLHPNPAVREPLQALLGSRERVFLTEPLDYPCWVSAMQRCTLILSDSGGIQEEAPALGKPVLVLRQTTERPEAIAAGTARLVGAHPEKILEAARELLTDPQAYARMAQAQNPFGDGTAARQICHIIERQFNSPSSPE; encoded by the coding sequence ATGACCTCCCTTCCTCTGGTTTCTGTGATCTTGGGCACGCGGCCCGAAGCCATTAAGCTGGCTCCGGTAATCCAGGCCCTGCGGGCCAGTCCCCACCTGCGCACCGAGGTGATCCTGACAGGGCAACACCGGGAGATGGTGGATCAGGTGATGCGGCTCTTCGGCCTACGGGCGGATCGGGATCTGGAGATCATGCGTCCCCGCCAAAGCCTGACCGACATCACCGAAGCCACCCTGCGGGGTCTAGAACCCTACTTGCAGGCGCAGCGGCCCCAACTGGTTTTGGTGCAGGGCGATACCACCACCGCCTTTGCCGCTGCCCTGGCTGCTTTTTACCAACGCATTCCAGTAGGCCATGTGGAAGCCGGCCTGCGCACCGACGATCTCTACCACCCTTTTCCCGAAGAGGCCAATCGCCGTCTCATTTCTCAGTTGGCCAGCCTGCACTTTGCTCCCACGCCGCAAGCGGTGGATAACCTGAAGCAAAGCCGCGTGATCGGCTCTATCTATTGCACGGGCAACACCGTCATCGATGCCCTGCTACAGGTAGCTGCGCTTGGGATCCCCTGCCCCATCCCTGGCTTGGACTGGGGGCGCTATCGGGTTTTGTTGGTTACTGTGCACCGGCGGGAAAACTGGGGGGATCCCTTAATAGCCATCGGCCAGGCTCTGCTGCAGATTTTGGCGGAGTTCCCCGACACGGCCCTCCTCTTGCCTCTCCACCCCAACCCCGCGGTGCGAGAGCCCCTGCAGGCCCTGTTGGGATCCCGGGAGCGAGTTTTTCTTACCGAGCCCTTGGACTATCCCTGCTGGGTCAGCGCCATGCAGCGCTGCACTCTCATCCTCAGCGATTCCGGCGGCATTCAAGAAGAGGCGCCAGCTTTGGGCAAACCGGTGCTGGTGCTGCGGCAGACCACCGAGCGCCCTGAGGCGATTGCTGCCGGCACCGCCCGCCTGGTGGGCGCCCATCCCGAAAAGATCCTGGAGGCGGCCCGAGAATTGCTCACGGATCCCCAGGCCTACGCCCGCATGGCCCAGGCTCAAAACCCCTTCGGCGACGGCACCGCTGCCAGGCAAATTTGCCACATCATCGAGAGGCAGTTTAACTCGCCCAGCTCACCAGAATAA
- a CDS encoding ureidoglycolate lyase: MVMAPPKTLPDLDKVQALRFPPGHGLLLHRGTWHAFPLACERPVVVLTANSDEVVEALASRTTAQDQGDPCASG; encoded by the coding sequence ATGGTCATGGCTCCCCCCAAAACCCTCCCCGACCTAGACAAAGTGCAAGCCCTGCGCTTCCCCCCTGGGCACGGGCTGCTGCTGCACCGCGGCACCTGGCACGCTTTCCCCCTCGCCTGCGAGCGCCCCGTTGTGGTGCTGACTGCCAACTCCGACGAAGTGGTAGAGGCCCTGGCCAGCAGGACGACGGCGCAGGATCAGGGGGATCCCTGTGCCAGCGGCTGA
- the ftsZ gene encoding cell division protein FtsZ translates to MLSNAAKIKVVGVGGGGGNAVSRMAASNLKGVEFWSINTDAQALAQCSTSTVNRLQIGQKLTRGLGAGGNPAIGQKAAEESSEEIAAALKGADLVFIAAGMGGGTGTGGAPIVAQIAKASGALTVGVVTRPFSFEGKRRTKQAEEGIQALQEAVDTLIVIPNDKLLSVISEQTPVHEAFRVADDVLRQGVQGISDIILIPGMINVDFADVRSVMADAGTALMGIGMGSGKSRAREAAITAVSSPLLETSIEGAKGVLFNITGGLDLSLHEVTVAAEIIAEAVDPEANIIFGTVQDERMQGEVRITVIATGFDGSRSAAASGSKASVANKGGVGTRRTTASGSEPPPRQPPEPEPPASGGLDIPEFLRRRRPPS, encoded by the coding sequence ATGCTGAGCAATGCCGCGAAAATTAAGGTGGTGGGCGTGGGGGGTGGAGGTGGCAACGCGGTCAGTCGGATGGCGGCCAGCAACCTCAAGGGTGTTGAGTTTTGGAGTATCAACACGGATGCTCAGGCCCTTGCGCAGTGCTCGACATCAACGGTGAACCGCCTGCAAATCGGGCAAAAGTTAACCCGCGGGCTGGGGGCAGGCGGCAACCCGGCCATTGGTCAGAAAGCCGCCGAAGAGTCCAGCGAAGAAATTGCAGCGGCTCTCAAAGGGGCAGATTTGGTCTTTATTGCCGCCGGCATGGGAGGGGGCACGGGCACCGGTGGAGCCCCTATCGTCGCCCAGATTGCCAAGGCCAGCGGTGCCCTGACGGTGGGGGTGGTGACGCGGCCTTTTTCCTTTGAGGGCAAGCGGCGCACCAAGCAGGCCGAAGAAGGGATCCAAGCGCTGCAGGAGGCGGTCGATACCCTGATCGTGATCCCCAACGACAAGCTGCTCTCGGTGATCTCTGAGCAAACTCCTGTGCACGAGGCTTTTCGCGTCGCGGACGATGTCTTGCGTCAGGGGGTGCAGGGCATTTCGGATATCATCCTCATCCCCGGCATGATCAACGTGGATTTTGCCGACGTGCGCAGCGTGATGGCCGATGCCGGCACTGCCTTGATGGGCATTGGCATGGGATCCGGCAAGTCCCGCGCCCGCGAAGCTGCCATTACCGCCGTCTCCTCTCCCCTTTTGGAAACTTCCATCGAAGGGGCCAAGGGCGTGCTCTTCAACATCACCGGCGGGCTGGATCTGTCGTTGCACGAGGTCACGGTAGCCGCTGAGATTATCGCTGAGGCAGTGGATCCAGAAGCCAACATCATCTTCGGCACCGTCCAGGACGAGCGCATGCAAGGGGAGGTGCGCATCACCGTCATCGCCACCGGTTTTGACGGATCGCGGTCGGCTGCCGCTTCTGGATCCAAAGCCTCGGTCGCCAACAAGGGGGGGGTGGGGACGCGTAGGACCACTGCCTCTGGCTCTGAGCCACCGCCTCGACAGCCCCCTGAGCCTGAGCCCCCTGCATCCGGGGGCTTGGACATTCCCGAGTTTTTGCGCCGCCGCCGTCCTCCTTCGTAG
- a CDS encoding D-alanine--D-alanine ligase, with product MNIVILAGGRSAERQVSLVTGKACKRALEDLGHRAKLIDPEEDLPLRLWQERQAGCDFVWIALHGPGGEDGVVQGMLEWLGLPYQGSGPLASALAMDKLVSKQIFRAEGIPTPEWLVWDEAQPLSWAECVARLGSPLVVKPSNSGSTVGISLARDEVSLAQGLALASSVSSRVFLERYIPGKEITLSILSGQVLPAIEIIPAQGDFYDYEAKYAPGGSRHLIPCSLSAAGLARCEAAGLRAYRVLGCEGLARVDLRVDADENPWVLEVNTLPGMTPTSLCPEAAAALGWTFTELVERMLQDALQRAALTRSAPSGSRPSPQPA from the coding sequence ATGAACATTGTTATCTTGGCAGGGGGTCGTTCGGCAGAACGTCAGGTTTCTTTGGTAACGGGCAAAGCCTGTAAGCGGGCGCTGGAGGATCTGGGGCATCGGGCGAAGTTGATCGACCCCGAGGAGGATCTGCCGCTGCGCCTTTGGCAGGAACGGCAGGCAGGCTGCGACTTCGTCTGGATTGCCCTGCATGGCCCCGGCGGTGAGGATGGGGTGGTGCAGGGGATGCTGGAGTGGCTGGGCTTGCCCTATCAGGGATCCGGGCCGTTGGCCAGCGCTCTGGCCATGGACAAGCTGGTCTCCAAGCAGATCTTTCGGGCCGAAGGGATTCCCACTCCTGAGTGGCTGGTCTGGGATGAAGCGCAGCCGCTCTCCTGGGCCGAGTGTGTGGCGCGTTTGGGATCCCCGCTGGTGGTGAAGCCCAGCAACAGCGGCTCGACGGTGGGGATTAGCCTTGCGCGGGATGAGGTGTCGTTGGCTCAGGGGCTGGCGTTGGCCAGCTCGGTCTCCTCGCGGGTCTTCCTGGAGCGCTACATTCCCGGCAAGGAGATCACCCTCTCCATTCTCTCCGGCCAGGTTCTCCCGGCCATTGAGATCATCCCTGCCCAGGGAGATTTTTACGATTACGAAGCCAAGTACGCCCCCGGCGGCTCACGGCATTTGATCCCCTGTTCCCTCAGCGCGGCAGGGCTGGCCCGCTGCGAGGCGGCAGGGCTAAGGGCCTATCGGGTGTTGGGATGTGAAGGTCTGGCGCGGGTGGATCTGCGGGTGGATGCCGACGAGAACCCTTGGGTGCTGGAGGTGAACACCCTGCCCGGGATGACCCCCACTTCGCTTTGCCCAGAGGCGGCGGCAGCTCTGGGCTGGACGTTTACGGAGCTGGTGGAGCGGATGCTGCAGGATGCCCTGCAGAGGGCGGCATTGACTCGCTCGGCCCCGTCTGGATCCCGGCCTTCGCCACAGCCGGCCTGA
- the bchM gene encoding magnesium protoporphyrin IX methyltransferase yields the protein MQEKAIVRNYFNTVGFERWRRIYGNEEVNFVQKDIRLGHARTVETVLQWLGDPSGLRICDAGCGVGSLSLPLAARGAQVFASDISEQMVNEARRRQQMELGSTDNPQFQVLDLEELTGEYDVVVCLDVMIHYPEADALRMLNHLTCLARSRLIFSFAPKTPWLTLLKKVGEFFPGPSKTTRAYQHREATLVGHLAEWGWKVQQRRTIRSRFYFAWLLDLVR from the coding sequence ATGCAAGAAAAAGCCATTGTCCGCAATTACTTCAACACCGTCGGTTTCGAGCGCTGGCGGCGCATCTACGGCAACGAGGAAGTCAATTTTGTCCAGAAAGATATTCGACTGGGCCATGCCCGCACAGTCGAGACGGTGTTGCAATGGCTGGGGGATCCCTCCGGTCTGCGCATTTGCGATGCCGGCTGCGGAGTGGGCAGCCTTAGCTTGCCTTTGGCCGCCCGAGGGGCGCAGGTGTTTGCCAGCGACATTTCCGAGCAAATGGTCAACGAAGCGCGTCGCCGCCAACAGATGGAGCTGGGATCCACAGACAACCCCCAGTTTCAGGTTTTGGATTTGGAGGAACTGACGGGGGAGTACGATGTCGTCGTCTGCCTGGATGTGATGATCCACTATCCCGAAGCCGACGCCCTGCGCATGCTCAACCACCTAACTTGCCTGGCCCGCTCTCGCCTGATCTTCAGTTTTGCTCCCAAAACCCCCTGGCTGACGCTGCTGAAGAAAGTAGGGGAGTTCTTCCCTGGCCCCAGCAAAACCACCCGCGCCTATCAACACCGCGAGGCGACGTTGGTGGGCCACCTGGCCGAGTGGGGCTGGAAAGTGCAACAACGCCGAACCATTCGAAGCCGCTTCTACTTTGCCTGGCTGCTTGACCTGGTTCGCTGA